In Erigeron canadensis isolate Cc75 chromosome 6, C_canadensis_v1, whole genome shotgun sequence, the following are encoded in one genomic region:
- the LOC122603655 gene encoding 3-deoxy-manno-octulosonate cytidylyltransferase, mitochondrial — translation MTPKSPCTGSSSSDHGGQFMMSTKSWILHGVAAAAAIAVGAHAYFFYRRSTMFRSRVVGIIPARFASSRFEGKPLVEILGKPMIQRTWERAKLATTLDRVVVATDDEKIAECCRGFGADVIMTAESCRNGAERCSEALQKLEKKYDIVVNIQGDEPLIEPEIIDGIVKALQTTPDAVFSTAVTSLKPEDAFDPNRVKCVVDNRGYAIYFSRGLIPFNKAGKANPDFPYNLHLGIQSYDSEFLKIYPDLTPTPLQLEEDLEQLKVLENGYKMKVIKVDHEAHGVDTPEDVAKIEKYMRERNLS, via the exons ATGACACCCAAGTCACCCTGTACCGGATCTTCTTCCTCAGATCACGGTGGTCAATTCATGATGTCAACCAAATCATGGATTCTGCATGGGgtcgccgccgccgccgccataGCTGTCGGAGCTCACGCATACTTTTTTTACCGTCGTTCCACCATGTTTCGGAGCCGGGTTGTGGGTATAATTCCGGCCCGGTTCGCTTCTTCCCGGTTTGAAGGAAAACCCCTTGTTGAAATACTTGGCAAACCTATGATCCAG agaacTTGGGAGAGAGCAAAATTGGCTACAACATTGGATCGTGTTG TTGTGGCAACAGATGATGAAAAGATTGCAGAATGTTGTCGAGGATTTGGTGCTGATGTGATAATGACTGCAGAATCGTGCAGAAATG GTGCTGAGAGGTGTAGTGAAGCCCTTCAAAAACTCGAGAAAAAGTATGATATTGTCGTCAACATTCAAGGAGATGAACCTCTTATTGAACCTGAAATTATTGATGGGATTGTCAAAGCTCTTCAG ACCACCCCGGATGCAGTTTTCAGCACTGCAGTCACATCTTTGAAACCAGAAGATGCTTTTGATCCAAATCGTGTGAAATGTGTGGTTGATAACCGTGGCTATGCAATATACTTTTCTCGAGGGCTGATCCCTTTTAACAA GGCTGGGAAAGCCAATCCTGACTTCCCATATAATCTTCATCTCGGTATTCAG agCTATGATTCGGAATTCCTAAAGATTTATCCAGACCTGACTCCAACTCCACTACAACTAGAAGAAGATTTGGAGCAGCTTAAAGTTCTTGAAAATGGTTACAAGATGAAG GTAATTAAAGTGGATCATGAGGCTCATGGTGTTGATACTCCAGAAGATGTGGCcaagattgaaaaatatatgCGTGAAAGAAACCTGTCTTAG
- the LOC122604041 gene encoding protection of telomeres protein 1b-like isoform X2 produces MKNLETKENADYKFVRIVDALTTLNQKVNLIGVVTETSIPKQSRGTDYCCTLKIVDESHSSPGMSVNFFAEILEMLPNVASAGDIIQLSRVVIKNHRSGINALFDKKFSSFALYEGKDGSNFVPYQTSSNFNAKKENQKFVARLKNWKIDQPETASSDFLSLKEVKQGKHFNLICKILHISEVTEGEWMLFVWDGTDAPPVDVHTKLEEELENPIPLQLEASALSRDILCTFPSVGTVLRITAGKCNGMLGLPILKAGTWVQFRNISFEICFGLWCGILMPKTRLSNLPNDDNLVLQCQRAYDERVQNELGRMPLSCFPWPSYVTDYQQVPFVTLMHVLSYREVTAKFRCVVRVLTTLPGHPRDFRAPCGTFRLRVTLEDPTARLHAYLYAEDGVKFFGGDTVPSIDTMIKMHNALLGVEEETDHSNAKPRNPPWVQCCLKSYYVDKNDIWGSRRFRIFGTTLIG; encoded by the exons ATGAAGAATCTTGAAACCAAAGAAAATGCAGATTATAAGTTTGTTCGTATTGTAGATGCATTAACTACACTAAATCAAAAAGTGAATCTCATTGGTGTTGTCACTGAGACCAGTATACCTAAACAGAGCAGAGGCACTG ATTATTGTTGCACGCTGAAGATTGTTGATGAATCACATTCAAGCCCTGGGATGTCCGTCAATTTTTTTGCTGAAATTCTTGAAATGCTCCCAAATGTTGCGTCAGCTGGTGACATTATTCAGCTTTCACGTGTTGTG ATTAAAAATCACCGGTCTGGGATTAACGCTCTTTTTGACAAGAAGTTTTCATCCTTTGCCTTATATGAAGGAAAAGATGGTTCAAATTTCGTACCATATCAAACCTCGTCTAACTTTAATGCTAAGAAGGAAAACCAGAAGTTTGTAGCACGTTTGAAAAACTGGAAAATTGATCAACCTGAGACAG CATCAAGTGATTTCTTGTCACTGAAAGAGGTCAAGCAAGGGAAGCACTTCAACTTGATTTGTAAG ATTCTACATATATCCGAAGTCACTGAAGGTGAGTGGATGCTTTTTGTGTGGGATGGAACCGATGCTCCACCAGTTGATGTTCACACAAA GCTGGAAGAAGAGCTTGAAAATCCTATCCCTCTTCAGTTAGAAGCATCTGCATTGTCAAGAGACATATTGTGTACATTCCCATCAGTTGGAACGGTCTTAAGGATAACTGCTGGCAAATGCAATGGGATGCTGGGTCTTCCCATATTGAAGGCTGGTACATGGGTTCAATTTAGGAATAtaagttttgaaatttgttttggcTTATGGTGCGGCATTCTGATGCCGAAGACTAGGTTGAGTAATTTGCCCAATGATGATAATCTTGTATTACAGTGCCAAAG GGCGTATGATGAACGGGTTCAAAACGAATTGGGCCGAATGCCATTGTCATGCTTCCCCTGGCCTTCTTATGTAACAG ACTATCAGCAGGTGCCTTTTGTTACGCTGATGCACGTTCTTTCTTATCGTGAG GTAACAGCCAAATTCAGGTGTGTAGTTCGGGTACTGACAACACTCCCAGGTCACCCTCGAGATTTCCGTGCTCCCTGTGGTACTTTCAGGCTTAGAGTTACCCTTGAAGATCCTACAGCCAGATTACATGCATATTTATATGCTGAAGATGGG GTGAAGTTTTTTGGAGGCGATACGGTTCCTTCTATTGATACAATGATTAAAATGCACAATGCATTGCTTGGAGTTGAAGAAGAAACAGATCACTCAAATGCAAAGCCAAGAAATCCTCCATGGGTGCAGTGCTGCTTAAAATCTTACTATGTTGACAAGAATGACATCTGGGGTAGTAGAAGATTTCGGATCTTTGGTACTACACTTATCGGTTGA
- the LOC122604041 gene encoding protection of telomeres protein 1b-like isoform X1: MKNLETKENADYKFVRIVDALTTLNQKVNLIGVVTETSIPKQSRGTDYCCTLKIVDESHSSPGMSVNFFAEILEMLPNVASAGDIIQLSRVVIKNHRSGINALFDKKFSSFALYEGKDGSNFVPYQTSSNFNAKKENQKFVARLKNWKIDQPETASSDFLSLKEVKQGKHFNLICKILHISEVTEGEWMLFVWDGTDAPPVDVHTKLEEELENPIPLQLEASALSRDILCTFPSVGTVLRITAGKCNGMLGLPILKAGTWVQFRNISFEICFGLWCGILMPKTRLSNLPNDDNLVLQCQRAYDERVQNELGRMPLSCFPWPSYVTDTDYQQVPFVTLMHVLSYREVTAKFRCVVRVLTTLPGHPRDFRAPCGTFRLRVTLEDPTARLHAYLYAEDGVKFFGGDTVPSIDTMIKMHNALLGVEEETDHSNAKPRNPPWVQCCLKSYYVDKNDIWGSRRFRIFGTTLIG, from the exons ATGAAGAATCTTGAAACCAAAGAAAATGCAGATTATAAGTTTGTTCGTATTGTAGATGCATTAACTACACTAAATCAAAAAGTGAATCTCATTGGTGTTGTCACTGAGACCAGTATACCTAAACAGAGCAGAGGCACTG ATTATTGTTGCACGCTGAAGATTGTTGATGAATCACATTCAAGCCCTGGGATGTCCGTCAATTTTTTTGCTGAAATTCTTGAAATGCTCCCAAATGTTGCGTCAGCTGGTGACATTATTCAGCTTTCACGTGTTGTG ATTAAAAATCACCGGTCTGGGATTAACGCTCTTTTTGACAAGAAGTTTTCATCCTTTGCCTTATATGAAGGAAAAGATGGTTCAAATTTCGTACCATATCAAACCTCGTCTAACTTTAATGCTAAGAAGGAAAACCAGAAGTTTGTAGCACGTTTGAAAAACTGGAAAATTGATCAACCTGAGACAG CATCAAGTGATTTCTTGTCACTGAAAGAGGTCAAGCAAGGGAAGCACTTCAACTTGATTTGTAAG ATTCTACATATATCCGAAGTCACTGAAGGTGAGTGGATGCTTTTTGTGTGGGATGGAACCGATGCTCCACCAGTTGATGTTCACACAAA GCTGGAAGAAGAGCTTGAAAATCCTATCCCTCTTCAGTTAGAAGCATCTGCATTGTCAAGAGACATATTGTGTACATTCCCATCAGTTGGAACGGTCTTAAGGATAACTGCTGGCAAATGCAATGGGATGCTGGGTCTTCCCATATTGAAGGCTGGTACATGGGTTCAATTTAGGAATAtaagttttgaaatttgttttggcTTATGGTGCGGCATTCTGATGCCGAAGACTAGGTTGAGTAATTTGCCCAATGATGATAATCTTGTATTACAGTGCCAAAG GGCGTATGATGAACGGGTTCAAAACGAATTGGGCCGAATGCCATTGTCATGCTTCCCCTGGCCTTCTTATGTAACAG ATACAGACTATCAGCAGGTGCCTTTTGTTACGCTGATGCACGTTCTTTCTTATCGTGAG GTAACAGCCAAATTCAGGTGTGTAGTTCGGGTACTGACAACACTCCCAGGTCACCCTCGAGATTTCCGTGCTCCCTGTGGTACTTTCAGGCTTAGAGTTACCCTTGAAGATCCTACAGCCAGATTACATGCATATTTATATGCTGAAGATGGG GTGAAGTTTTTTGGAGGCGATACGGTTCCTTCTATTGATACAATGATTAAAATGCACAATGCATTGCTTGGAGTTGAAGAAGAAACAGATCACTCAAATGCAAAGCCAAGAAATCCTCCATGGGTGCAGTGCTGCTTAAAATCTTACTATGTTGACAAGAATGACATCTGGGGTAGTAGAAGATTTCGGATCTTTGGTACTACACTTATCGGTTGA
- the LOC122603228 gene encoding fe-S cluster assembly factor HCF101, chloroplastic isoform X1, protein MRILQAPTAACVYAAVATSKPQSPGVGVKFVERQFGGINKNSLPFSTKRRRLLQLHTPISASSSSLEAEAASILTREAEDDVLKALAQIIDPDFGTDIVSCGFVKDLVVDDVSGEVSFRLELTTPACPVKDMFEKQANEVVAALPWVQNVKVTMSAQPAKQMYSAQLPAGLQTISNIIAVSSCKGGVGKSTVAVNLAYTLAGMGARVGIFDADVYGPSLPTMVSPENRLLEMNPEKKTIIPTEYLGVKMVSFGFAGQGRAIMRGPMVSGVINQLLTTTEWGELDYLVIDMPPGTGDIQLTLCQVVPLTAAVIVTTPQKLAFIDVAKGVRMFSKLKVPCVAVVENMCHFDADGKRFYPFGRGSGSQVVEQFGIPHLFDLPIRPTLSASGDSGMPEVVADPQGEVSEIFQNLGVCVVQQCAKIRQQVSTAVMYDKSIKAIKVKVPDSDDEFLLHPATVRRNDRSAQSVDEWTGEQKLQFGDIPEDIEPEEIRPMGNYAVSITWPDGFSQIAPYDQLQSMERLVDVPQPILA, encoded by the exons ATGAGGATTTTGCAAGCTCCAACAGCAGCTTGTGTGTATGCAGCTGTAGCAACCTCAAAGCCACAATCCCCAG GAGTAGGTGTGAAGTTTGTAGAAAGACAATTCGGAGGTATTAACAAAAATTCTCTTCCTTTTTCCACAAAAAGGAGAAGACTTTTACAATTACATACCCCCATTTCTGCTTCTTCTTCCTCCCTTGAAG CTGAGGCTGCAAGCATATTGACAAGGGAGGCGGAAGACGATGTGTTAAAAGCCTTGGCTCAAATTATTGATCCAGACTTTGGGACCGACATTGTCTCGTGTGGGTTTGTCAAGGATTTGGTTGTCGATGACGTTTCAGGAGAG GTTTCTTTCCGATTGGAGCTCACCACACCGGCATGTCCAGTCAAGGACATG TTTGAGAAGCAGGCAAATGAGGTGGTGGCAGCTCTTCCCTGGGTCCAAAACGTAAAGGTGACAATGTCAGCGCAACCTGCAAAGCAGATGTATTCAGCACAACTTCCTGCTGGGTTACAAACAATATCAAACATAATAGCAGTCTCAAGTTGCAAG GGAGGTGTTGGAAAATCAACTGTGGCTGTCAATCTGGCATACACTTTGGCTGGGATGGGTGCTAGAGTTGGCATCTTTGACGCTGATGTATATGGTCCTAGTTTGCCAACTATGGTCTCTCCTGAAAATCGGCTGCTTGAAATG AACCCAGAAAAGAAGACCATTATTCCAACAGAATACCTGGGAGTCAAGATGGTGTCTTTTGGATTTGCTGGACAAGGGCGTGCAATAATGCGAGGTCCAATGGTTTCGGGGGTCATCAATCAACTACTGACTACTACAGAGTG GGGAGAGCTTGATTATCTTGTCATTGACATGCCCCCTGGAACCGGTGATATCCAACTTACCTTATGCCAG GTGGTCCCTCTAACCGCTGCTGTGATAGTAACTACTCCTCAGAAGCTTGCATTCATTGATGTTGCAAAAGGAGTCCGCATGTTTTCAAAGCTGAAG GTACCATGTGTCGCTGTTGTTGAAAACATGTGCCACTTTGATGCGGATGGGAAACGCTTTTACCCATTTGGTAGAGGTTCAGGGTCGCAG GTTGTGGAACAGTTTGGAATACCACATCTATTTGACCTTCCAATTAGACCAACT CTATCAGCTTCTGGGGATAGTGGAATGCCTGAAGTGGTGGCTGATCCTCAAGGCGAAGTCTCTGAGATATTCCAGAACCTAGGAGTTTGTGTGGTACAACAATGTGCAAAGATCCGCCAACAAG TATCGACCGCTGTCATGTATGACAAGTCCATCAAAGCAATTAAGGTGAAAGTGCCTGATTCAGATGACGAGTTTCTTCTACATCCTGCAACTGTTAGAAGAAACGACCGTTCTGCCCAAAGTGTG GATGAATGGACCGGAGAGCAAAAACTGCAGTTTGGTGATATTCCAGAGGACATAGAACCTGAAGAAATTCGACCAATGGGGAACTATGCAGTTTCAATTACATGGCCGGATGGATTTAGCCAG ATTGCTCCTTACGATCAGCTACAGTCTATGGAACGGTTGGTTGATGTACCCCAACCAATACTTGCTTAG
- the LOC122603228 gene encoding fe-S cluster assembly factor HCF101, chloroplastic isoform X2, whose translation MRILQAPTAACVYAAVATSKPQSPGVKFVERQFGGINKNSLPFSTKRRRLLQLHTPISASSSSLEAEAASILTREAEDDVLKALAQIIDPDFGTDIVSCGFVKDLVVDDVSGEVSFRLELTTPACPVKDMFEKQANEVVAALPWVQNVKVTMSAQPAKQMYSAQLPAGLQTISNIIAVSSCKGGVGKSTVAVNLAYTLAGMGARVGIFDADVYGPSLPTMVSPENRLLEMNPEKKTIIPTEYLGVKMVSFGFAGQGRAIMRGPMVSGVINQLLTTTEWGELDYLVIDMPPGTGDIQLTLCQVVPLTAAVIVTTPQKLAFIDVAKGVRMFSKLKVPCVAVVENMCHFDADGKRFYPFGRGSGSQVVEQFGIPHLFDLPIRPTLSASGDSGMPEVVADPQGEVSEIFQNLGVCVVQQCAKIRQQVSTAVMYDKSIKAIKVKVPDSDDEFLLHPATVRRNDRSAQSVDEWTGEQKLQFGDIPEDIEPEEIRPMGNYAVSITWPDGFSQIAPYDQLQSMERLVDVPQPILA comes from the exons ATGAGGATTTTGCAAGCTCCAACAGCAGCTTGTGTGTATGCAGCTGTAGCAACCTCAAAGCCACAATCCCCAG GTGTGAAGTTTGTAGAAAGACAATTCGGAGGTATTAACAAAAATTCTCTTCCTTTTTCCACAAAAAGGAGAAGACTTTTACAATTACATACCCCCATTTCTGCTTCTTCTTCCTCCCTTGAAG CTGAGGCTGCAAGCATATTGACAAGGGAGGCGGAAGACGATGTGTTAAAAGCCTTGGCTCAAATTATTGATCCAGACTTTGGGACCGACATTGTCTCGTGTGGGTTTGTCAAGGATTTGGTTGTCGATGACGTTTCAGGAGAG GTTTCTTTCCGATTGGAGCTCACCACACCGGCATGTCCAGTCAAGGACATG TTTGAGAAGCAGGCAAATGAGGTGGTGGCAGCTCTTCCCTGGGTCCAAAACGTAAAGGTGACAATGTCAGCGCAACCTGCAAAGCAGATGTATTCAGCACAACTTCCTGCTGGGTTACAAACAATATCAAACATAATAGCAGTCTCAAGTTGCAAG GGAGGTGTTGGAAAATCAACTGTGGCTGTCAATCTGGCATACACTTTGGCTGGGATGGGTGCTAGAGTTGGCATCTTTGACGCTGATGTATATGGTCCTAGTTTGCCAACTATGGTCTCTCCTGAAAATCGGCTGCTTGAAATG AACCCAGAAAAGAAGACCATTATTCCAACAGAATACCTGGGAGTCAAGATGGTGTCTTTTGGATTTGCTGGACAAGGGCGTGCAATAATGCGAGGTCCAATGGTTTCGGGGGTCATCAATCAACTACTGACTACTACAGAGTG GGGAGAGCTTGATTATCTTGTCATTGACATGCCCCCTGGAACCGGTGATATCCAACTTACCTTATGCCAG GTGGTCCCTCTAACCGCTGCTGTGATAGTAACTACTCCTCAGAAGCTTGCATTCATTGATGTTGCAAAAGGAGTCCGCATGTTTTCAAAGCTGAAG GTACCATGTGTCGCTGTTGTTGAAAACATGTGCCACTTTGATGCGGATGGGAAACGCTTTTACCCATTTGGTAGAGGTTCAGGGTCGCAG GTTGTGGAACAGTTTGGAATACCACATCTATTTGACCTTCCAATTAGACCAACT CTATCAGCTTCTGGGGATAGTGGAATGCCTGAAGTGGTGGCTGATCCTCAAGGCGAAGTCTCTGAGATATTCCAGAACCTAGGAGTTTGTGTGGTACAACAATGTGCAAAGATCCGCCAACAAG TATCGACCGCTGTCATGTATGACAAGTCCATCAAAGCAATTAAGGTGAAAGTGCCTGATTCAGATGACGAGTTTCTTCTACATCCTGCAACTGTTAGAAGAAACGACCGTTCTGCCCAAAGTGTG GATGAATGGACCGGAGAGCAAAAACTGCAGTTTGGTGATATTCCAGAGGACATAGAACCTGAAGAAATTCGACCAATGGGGAACTATGCAGTTTCAATTACATGGCCGGATGGATTTAGCCAG ATTGCTCCTTACGATCAGCTACAGTCTATGGAACGGTTGGTTGATGTACCCCAACCAATACTTGCTTAG
- the LOC122605503 gene encoding pentatricopeptide repeat-containing protein At4g28010-like: MNTNTIKPLFRYRFLYGPKNFLNHFCSSSVASSISVNYTYNDVIKNPESEIRKLLANAQFVDSVLLFERSVDSGVGLSSSTCNFVVEQLGRNNKYGLVLQVYRKMTSVGVKPWFLSYGAVIESLVHIQNPEYAVSVLGLIVKSGFSVNVYLVNLVLNGLCRKNMVDDALGLFRQVSKYGVGPDEVTLNTLVFWLCKIGKCDEAMDLKGELEELGCSANSATYNALIDNFCRIGEIGKGKEVHDEMVSKEIFPSINIYNSLAHGLSKDGKFQEAMGILSDMMKQEILPDVVTYNGLIHGLCHNGKSKKALDLLDLMIEWGEEPNDVTYSHLIPGLFKEGFVIDGFHVLETMMKKDKKPVMELYNKLIKVLCDQGKVDDALILCNTLIDKNDVKPNVKMYTLLIQGLCKRNRLTEAEEVYEKMLGNKLEASVVTYNSLIDAYLMKQDVERAMALWKQMTQRECSPNNYTFSVMINGFCKLGMVNIAKGIFINIKNHGPPPSVCDYNTLMLALCNEGSLEQATMLFEVMGNGNCKPDVASYNIIIDLSFKAGNLEYTNKLLSLMRTKGVDPDMYTFSILINRYCKLGELEDAKRMLKVMVSRGFMPDKYVYDSLLKASCENGDTDEIFKLLREMAKKGIALDSKLTSTILTCMCHTSDDVDIMELLPDFSQETSEKARIPCSDLLAKLQTRRSDLQLSAS; this comes from the coding sequence ATGAATACAAATACCATAAAACCCCTATTCAGGTATCGATTTCTATATGGCCCGAAAAATTTCTTGAATCATTTTTGTTCATCATCAGTAGCTAGTTCTATAAGtgtaaattatacatataatgatGTTATAAAAAACCCAGAATCTGAAATTAGAAAACTTTTAGCAAATGCCCAGTTTGTTGATTCTGTTTTACTTTTCGAGAGGTCGGTTGATTCGGGTGTAGGCTTGTCGTCTTCGACATGTAATTTTGTAGTGGAACAATTAGGTAGGAATAATAAGTATGGTTTAGTTTTGCAAGTTTATAGGAAAATGACCAGTGTAGGGGTAAAGCCTTGGTTTCTTTCGTATGGTGCGGTGATAGAGAGTTTGGTTCATATTCAGAATCCTGAGTATGCTGTTTCGGTTTTGGGGTTGATTGTGAAAAGTGGGTTTAGTGTTAATGTGTACCTTGTGAATCTTGTGTTGAATGGTTTATGTCGTAAGAATATGGTTGATGATGCTTTAGGGCTTTTTCGTCAGGTGTCAAAGTATGGGGTAGGTCCGGATGAAGTGACGCTTAATACGCTTGTTTTTTGGCTTTGCAAGATTGGTAAATGTGACGAAGCGATGGATTTGAAGGGTGAATTGGAGGAGTTAGGTTGTAGTGCTAATTCGGCTACTTATAATGCGTTGATAGATAACTTTTGTCGAATTGGTGAGATTGGAAAGGGGAAAGAGGTTCATGATGAGATGGTGAGTAAAGAGATTTTTCCCTcgataaatatatacaattctTTGGCTCATGGTCTTTCCAAGGACGGAAAATTTCAAGAAGCTATGGGCATATTAAGTGATATGATGAAACAAGAGATCTTGCCAGATGTGGTTACTTATAATGGTTTAATCCATGGGCTTTGTCATAATGGGAAATCTAAGAAAGCTTTAGACTTGCTTGACCTGATGATAGAATGGGGTGAAGAGCCAAACGATGTAACATACTCGCATCTAATTCCCGGGTTATTTAAAGAGGGGTTCGTGATTGATGGTTTTCATGTATTGGAAACTATGATGAAGAAGGATAAGAAACCTGTCATGGAACTttacaacaaattaattaaagttCTATGTGATCAGGGAAAGGTTGACGATGCATTGATACTCTGTAACACGTTGATTGACAAGAATGATGTGAAGCCAAATGTTAAGATGTATACGTTGCTTATTCAAGGTCTCTGTAAAAGAAACCGTCTTACTGAGGCAGAAGAAGTTTATGAGAAGATGCTAGGAAATAAACTTGAAGCTAGTGTGGTAACTTATAATTCACTTATAGATGCTTACTTGATGAAACAGGATGTAGAAAGGGCGATGGCGTTATGGAAGCAAATGACCCAACGCGAATGTAGTCCAAACAATTATACTTTCAGTGTCATGATTAATGGGTTTTGCAAATTAGGCATGGTTAACATTGCAAAAGggatttttattaatataaaaaaccaTGGTCCACCTCCCAGCGTGTGTGACTACAATACATTGATGTTGGCACTATGCAACGAGGGTAGTTTGGAACAAGCAACAATGTTGTTTGAAGTAATGGGAAATGGGAACTGCAAGCCAGATGTTGCttcatataatattataattgatttatcatttaaaGCAGGGAATTTAGAGTATACAAATAAATTACTCTCACTGATGCGAACAAAGGGCGTGGATCCTGATATGTACACGTTCTCCATATTGATTAATAGGTATTGCAAACTAGGTGAACTGGAGGACGCAAAGAGGATGCTGAAAGTAATGGTTTCACGCGGTTTCATGCCagataaatatgtatatgattCGTTGTTAAAAGCTTCATGTGAAAATGGGGACACGGATGAGATCTTCAAGTTACTTCGTGAAATGGCTAAAAAGGGAATTGCACTTGATTCAAAGTTAACGTCCACTATCTTGACGTGTATGTGTCATACCTCGGATGATGTTGATATTATGGAGCTTTTACCAGATTTCTCTCAAGAAACTTCAGAAAAAGCTAGAATCCCATGTAGTGATTTACTAGCAAAGCTCCAAACACGTAGATCTGACCTACAACTGTCCGCTTCTTGA